Proteins from a genomic interval of Acidobacteriota bacterium:
- a CDS encoding DUF11 domain-containing protein gives MPSPQSQSRPASRHLFQPAIGFVLSLSCCLLLGWHGFPVNKPAAASFSQAPKYSEASPISLFAAGHGNPYVNVTDGRPLSGELTLTAENTSTARLAPLALTAGDFTGDGWPDLISTYTDGFQGIVRLHPGNMDARYPTSPAAQAHKQAGTFSDEPFLSARTEVLIPQPAHFVGTGDFNVDGRLDLVTAAQGGTALFWLAGNGQGGFEAPLMIEVNGLITAFASGEINQPDGAQDIVVGITRQDQALALVFESTARGLFGTPKTIALPFPATSLALGRVNDDSWSDLVVAAGTELQVIQGRDRLSVLNEPSFDAALKARRVFSEPVVSVATGRFTSTTHDDIALSTQSGEVLVLDDVDQRRRELSESDESSSETRRPVALPAQIPLEQWQSHQLGQIIPQARLVVTKTSSLPTDDLMVVGAGSQLRLLTAVGKVDSTYSGLDSELVEFSAFTPPVAALPMRLNGDGLDDLVILSDTEQPLSKLVTEPLATFVVTNTGDNGGVNPAAGAGTGTLRQAIVDANATVAADMISFNIAGAGVQTITLAATLPNITRPVTIDGTTQPGASTGTWPPTLLIELNGTSAGAVNGLNFTGANSNNSVVKGLIVNRFNAASPSGIGIRAAGPTNITIQYNLIGTDSTGNVASANRIGISISNTSASCVIGGTTVGERNLVSGNSVDGINVSSDTADGATIRGNIVGLNAAGAADLGNTVDGIGLANSVDNVTIGGSTASDRNIISGNDGDGIEVNNLDISGTLIQGNFIGTDLTGASDLGNTGRGIFNNTTPGTAIGGSTATPGTAPGNVISGNNDQGVEILNDTADGVTIRGNIIGLNAAGNADLGNTLNGVRVATSADNTAIGGTAATDRNVISGNDEDGVEITDAATPVIAGTMIQGNFIGTDLTGAVDLGNTVNGVSITNAPGTAIGGTTTTPGTAPGNVISGNNGQGIDVRNDPADGTTIQGNIVGLTAAGTADLGNTQDGIRIANSADTTAIGGMTATVRNVISGNDDDGIDVNDNAITGTVIQGNFIGTDLTGAVDLGNTDDGIVNTSAPGTTIGGSTTTPGTAPGNVISGNNSDGVEIVNDAADGTTFRGNIIGLTAAGTSNLGNGANGILVGTSSDNTVIGGSTANDRNIISGNTANGIDASSTASTGTMIQGNYIGTDINGTADLGNGQDGITTSNPACQIGGSTTTPGTAPGNVISGNDSDGVSISNDAADGCTINGNIIGLSANGTADLGNSFNGVQISGSADNTLIGGTTANDRNILSGNDTSGMLLTSTASTGSTIQGNFIGTDITGTLDVGNTQDGINVDNTPGAQIGGMTTTPGTAPGNVISGNNSDGIEITGDTADTSAIRGNIIGLNATGAAAVGNGVNGVLITNSADTATVGGTTANERNVISGNGQDGVRITATDTTGHIVSGNFIGTDINGTADLGNSLIGVEIISSSGNTIGGTTAGARNIISGNTQDGVSMNTVPATNNLVIGNFIGTDVNGTTALGNSFSGVRINGCSNNTVGGTTAGTGNLLSGNAGDGVAILGAAATGNQVIGNFIGTDINGTADLGNLLNGVEIIGSSGNTVGGTTVSARNIISGNTQDGVSINTAPAANNLVIGNFIGTNVTGTSALGNSFSGVRINGCSNNRVGGTTAGERNILSANTGDGVAILGAATGNQIVGNSIGTTVNGTGDLGNLLAGIELLTGSSSTEVRGNVISCNHRQGGTITALNANIYITGSNSNTIAGNIIGLQANGSTFAPNGGPRGVFLANGSSSNQVGGTTVADRNVISGHQHNGVEIFNTATANQIQGNFIGVASDGTTARSNGNNGVGIGAASNNLIGGTGAGEANLITANGRNGVSISSGTGNQVLSNVIFANTLLGIDLGDDGVVQANDTGDGDSGGNNLQNFPVLSAAYFTGTTTQIQGTLNSTAGRTFRIEFFTNPTCDSSGNGEGQVLLSSMVMTTNGSGNATINVTLAMATTLGETITATATDQTSQDTSEFSACRTVTLAPPTLTKSFTPDTILVGQTSVLTFTITNPNSNSGLSGISFTDPLPGGVLIANPNGLVNGCGGTVTATSGTGTITYGSGNLAANGSCTFSVTVLGATTGTKVNTTNPISAMESGSGGTATATLVVGETVEFAVLYVADTTNNRIQRFDGTTWSLVGTGVVGSGNGQFRAPEAVTANPSGLVIYVADTNNNRIQWSTDGGANWSNFATVGSAPNQVRSPQGVALDRDGNLYVSDTGNGRVMRFTGGLPGAGVIIATNGAASGQVSGPRGLAINSAFELFVTDETNSRILRINNANTVLTGTSGTIVATAGSALNKVQNPQGIAVDNTGNMYVADTGNSRILRWTNSNPNNSTSLALVGSQLGQVNRAEGVTICQFAAGPFAGQSSLVVGDTLNNRIQGRLLASGPWALIGAPNGIGSGVGQFRAPSKIR, from the coding sequence ATGCCCTCCCCTCAAAGCCAGAGCCGTCCTGCTTCCCGACATTTGTTTCAGCCTGCCATTGGATTTGTTCTCAGTCTGAGTTGCTGTTTGCTGCTCGGATGGCACGGGTTCCCGGTCAATAAACCTGCCGCCGCTTCATTTTCTCAAGCTCCAAAATATTCTGAAGCCTCCCCTATTTCGCTCTTTGCGGCTGGGCATGGGAACCCCTATGTCAATGTGACGGATGGCCGCCCGCTGAGTGGCGAATTGACGCTGACGGCTGAAAATACTTCGACGGCTCGACTGGCACCGCTCGCACTGACGGCTGGAGATTTTACCGGGGATGGATGGCCAGATCTCATCAGTACATACACCGATGGCTTTCAAGGAATCGTGCGCCTGCATCCTGGAAATATGGATGCACGCTACCCGACATCACCAGCGGCACAGGCTCACAAACAGGCTGGAACGTTTTCAGATGAGCCATTCCTATCGGCAAGGACGGAAGTTTTGATCCCACAGCCAGCCCACTTCGTTGGAACGGGAGATTTTAACGTTGATGGTCGGCTCGATCTCGTAACGGCGGCCCAGGGCGGAACGGCGCTGTTCTGGCTCGCGGGCAATGGTCAGGGTGGATTTGAAGCGCCACTCATGATTGAGGTAAATGGACTGATTACGGCCTTTGCGAGCGGCGAAATCAACCAGCCGGATGGGGCACAGGATATCGTGGTTGGAATCACTCGCCAGGACCAGGCCCTGGCACTTGTCTTTGAATCAACCGCTCGCGGATTGTTTGGCACACCGAAAACCATTGCACTTCCCTTCCCGGCAACAAGTCTGGCACTGGGACGTGTCAATGATGATTCCTGGTCAGATCTGGTCGTGGCGGCTGGCACCGAGTTGCAAGTCATCCAAGGCCGGGATCGCCTTTCGGTTCTGAATGAACCGTCGTTTGACGCCGCACTCAAAGCCCGACGAGTTTTTTCTGAACCGGTTGTCAGTGTGGCGACTGGCCGTTTTACCAGCACCACCCACGATGACATTGCCCTCTCAACCCAAAGTGGAGAAGTTCTGGTACTCGATGATGTTGACCAACGACGGCGCGAACTGTCGGAATCGGACGAATCTTCATCGGAAACCCGCCGTCCAGTGGCCCTGCCAGCACAAATCCCACTGGAACAATGGCAATCACATCAGCTTGGACAGATCATCCCTCAGGCCAGACTTGTGGTCACCAAAACATCGAGTCTTCCGACGGATGACCTGATGGTGGTTGGTGCCGGAAGCCAGCTTCGATTGCTGACAGCCGTTGGAAAAGTGGATTCCACATATTCTGGATTGGATTCGGAACTGGTTGAATTTTCAGCTTTTACGCCACCAGTTGCGGCACTTCCGATGCGCTTGAACGGTGATGGCCTGGATGATCTGGTAATTTTGAGCGACACCGAACAGCCGCTCTCCAAACTTGTCACTGAACCGCTGGCGACGTTTGTGGTGACCAATACCGGCGATAACGGCGGCGTCAACCCGGCGGCGGGTGCCGGAACCGGGACGCTTCGACAGGCAATTGTGGATGCCAATGCCACCGTAGCGGCAGATATGATCTCGTTCAACATTGCGGGCGCCGGCGTCCAAACCATCACCCTGGCGGCAACATTGCCGAACATTACCCGCCCGGTCACGATTGACGGCACCACCCAACCTGGTGCGAGCACAGGCACCTGGCCACCAACCTTGTTGATTGAACTCAACGGCACCAGCGCAGGTGCCGTTAATGGACTCAATTTCACTGGCGCCAACAGCAACAACAGCGTGGTCAAAGGGTTGATTGTCAACCGGTTTAATGCCGCCAGCCCGAGCGGGATCGGTATTCGTGCTGCCGGCCCAACCAACATCACCATTCAATATAACCTGATTGGGACAGATTCAACCGGAAACGTGGCTTCGGCCAATCGGATTGGCATTTCCATCAGCAACACCAGCGCATCATGCGTGATCGGCGGCACGACCGTCGGTGAGCGAAACCTGGTCAGTGGAAATTCAGTTGATGGGATCAATGTCTCAAGTGATACGGCGGATGGAGCGACGATTCGCGGCAACATCGTCGGCCTGAATGCTGCCGGAGCGGCTGATCTCGGCAACACCGTTGATGGCATCGGGCTGGCCAATAGTGTAGACAATGTGACCATCGGCGGCAGTACCGCCAGCGACCGCAACATCATTTCCGGCAATGACGGAGACGGCATTGAAGTCAACAACCTGGACATCAGCGGAACGCTCATCCAGGGAAATTTCATCGGTACTGACCTCACCGGCGCCAGTGACCTGGGGAATACAGGCCGGGGAATTTTTAATAATACAACGCCGGGAACCGCTATTGGCGGAAGTACGGCGACGCCGGGAACCGCTCCAGGAAATGTCATTTCCGGCAACAATGACCAGGGAGTTGAAATTCTCAATGACACTGCCGATGGCGTGACGATTCGTGGCAACATCATTGGTCTGAATGCCGCTGGCAATGCCGATTTGGGCAACACACTCAATGGCGTCCGGGTCGCGACCAGTGCTGACAACACTGCTATCGGAGGCACCGCCGCAACTGACCGCAACGTGATTTCCGGCAATGATGAAGACGGCGTGGAAATTACCGATGCGGCAACGCCAGTGATTGCAGGAACAATGATTCAGGGAAATTTCATCGGCACCGACCTCACTGGCGCGGTGGATCTCGGCAATACCGTGAACGGCGTTTCGATTACGAATGCCCCTGGAACAGCCATTGGTGGCACGACGACGACCCCAGGAACGGCGCCGGGCAATGTGATTTCCGGAAATAACGGTCAAGGAATTGACGTGAGAAATGACCCGGCTGACGGCACCACGATTCAAGGCAATATCGTCGGCCTGACTGCGGCGGGAACAGCAGATCTTGGCAATACCCAGGATGGAATCCGCATTGCCAACAGCGCCGACACCACCGCGATTGGTGGAATGACCGCCACGGTCCGCAATGTGATTTCCGGCAATGACGACGACGGAATTGACGTCAACGACAATGCGATTACTGGAACCGTCATTCAGGGCAATTTCATTGGAACTGACCTGACCGGCGCCGTTGATTTGGGAAATACCGATGACGGCATTGTCAACACCAGTGCCCCAGGAACCACCATCGGTGGGAGCACCACGACACCTGGAACCGCCCCCGGCAACGTCATTTCAGGCAACAATAGCGATGGCGTTGAAATCGTTAACGATGCCGCTGACGGAACGACCTTCCGAGGCAACATCATTGGGTTAACGGCGGCGGGAACTTCCAACCTGGGCAACGGAGCCAATGGAATCCTGGTCGGCACCAGTTCCGACAATACCGTGATTGGCGGCAGCACGGCCAACGACCGCAACATCATTTCTGGAAACACAGCCAACGGCATTGATGCCAGCAGCACGGCTTCGACCGGCACGATGATTCAGGGCAACTATATTGGAACAGATATCAATGGAACGGCTGACCTCGGCAACGGTCAGGACGGCATCACCACCAGCAACCCGGCCTGTCAGATTGGTGGAAGCACCACGACGCCGGGAACGGCACCCGGCAATGTCATTTCCGGCAATGACAGCGATGGGGTCTCGATTTCCAACGATGCGGCGGACGGATGCACCATCAACGGCAACATCATCGGCCTGAGCGCCAATGGTACGGCTGATCTTGGCAATTCATTCAATGGCGTTCAGATTTCCGGTAGTGCTGACAACACGCTGATTGGTGGAACGACTGCCAACGACCGCAACATTCTCTCTGGCAACGATACCAGCGGCATGTTGCTCACCAGCACGGCCAGTACCGGAAGCACCATCCAGGGAAATTTCATCGGAACGGACATCACGGGGACGCTTGATGTGGGCAATACCCAGGATGGGATCAATGTTGACAACACACCGGGCGCCCAAATTGGCGGCATGACAACGACACCGGGCACCGCTCCTGGCAATGTTATTTCCGGTAATAACAGCGATGGGATTGAAATCACTGGCGACACGGCTGACACCAGCGCCATTCGTGGCAATATTATTGGATTGAATGCCACCGGCGCCGCTGCGGTTGGAAACGGAGTGAATGGTGTTTTGATCACCAATAGCGCCGACACCGCCACGGTTGGCGGCACCACGGCCAATGAACGCAACGTCATCTCCGGCAACGGTCAGGACGGCGTCAGAATTACTGCCACTGATACAACCGGCCATATCGTCAGCGGCAATTTCATTGGAACGGATATCAACGGCACGGCTGATTTGGGGAATTCCCTGATTGGGGTTGAAATCATCAGCAGCTCGGGGAATACCATCGGAGGCACAACGGCGGGTGCACGCAATATCATTTCGGGCAATACCCAGGATGGCGTCTCAATGAACACTGTCCCCGCCACCAATAATCTGGTCATCGGCAATTTCATTGGCACGGACGTCAACGGCACCACGGCATTAGGAAATTCATTTTCCGGAGTGCGCATCAACGGCTGCTCAAACAACACGGTCGGCGGCACCACGGCTGGCACCGGCAACCTTCTGTCAGGCAATGCGGGTGATGGCGTTGCGATTTTGGGTGCGGCGGCAACTGGAAATCAAGTCATCGGCAATTTCATAGGGACAGATATCAACGGCACGGCTGATTTGGGCAATTTGCTCAATGGCGTCGAAATCATTGGAAGTTCTGGCAATACCGTCGGCGGCACGACGGTGAGCGCACGAAACATCATTTCTGGAAACACCCAGGATGGCGTTTCAATCAACACCGCACCAGCGGCGAATAATCTGGTCATCGGCAATTTCATTGGAACAAACGTCACCGGTACGTCAGCGCTGGGGAATTCCTTTTCCGGTGTGCGCATCAATGGTTGTTCAAACAACAGGGTTGGGGGCACAACAGCGGGTGAACGCAATATCCTTTCAGCAAACACCGGCGACGGTGTGGCAATTTTGGGAGCAGCGACCGGAAACCAGATTGTGGGCAACTCCATCGGCACCACCGTCAACGGCACTGGAGATTTAGGCAATCTTCTGGCTGGAATCGAACTCCTGACTGGCAGTAGCAGCACTGAGGTTCGTGGGAATGTGATTTCCTGTAACCACCGCCAGGGAGGCACCATTACGGCGCTCAATGCCAACATCTATATCACTGGTTCAAACAGCAACACGATTGCCGGGAATATCATTGGACTCCAGGCAAACGGCAGCACCTTTGCCCCCAATGGCGGGCCACGGGGGGTGTTTCTGGCCAATGGTTCAAGCAGCAATCAGGTTGGCGGCACCACGGTCGCAGACCGGAACGTGATTTCCGGCCATCAACACAACGGCGTTGAAATCTTCAACACCGCGACCGCAAATCAAATCCAGGGGAATTTCATCGGCGTGGCCAGTGATGGGACAACCGCCCGAAGCAATGGGAACAATGGTGTTGGAATTGGCGCCGCCAGTAATAACCTGATCGGCGGAACCGGCGCCGGTGAAGCCAATCTGATTACAGCCAATGGACGCAATGGTGTCAGCATCTCCAGCGGCACCGGCAATCAAGTTTTGAGCAATGTGATTTTTGCCAACACGCTGCTTGGAATTGATCTTGGTGACGATGGCGTCGTCCAGGCCAACGACACAGGTGACGGAGACAGCGGCGGCAACAACCTGCAAAACTTCCCGGTTCTGTCAGCCGCCTACTTTACCGGCACCACAACCCAGATTCAGGGAACACTCAACAGCACGGCGGGTCGGACGTTCCGGATTGAATTTTTTACCAATCCGACATGTGATAGCTCAGGCAATGGCGAAGGCCAGGTGTTGCTCAGTTCAATGGTGATGACGACCAATGGCAGCGGCAACGCCACCATCAACGTCACTCTGGCCATGGCGACAACACTCGGGGAAACCATCACCGCCACGGCGACTGATCAAACCAGCCAAGACACTTCAGAGTTTTCAGCCTGCCGCACCGTCACACTTGCGCCGCCAACACTGACCAAGTCATTTACGCCAGACACGATTCTGGTTGGTCAGACGTCAGTTTTGACCTTCACGATCACCAACCCAAACAGCAACAGTGGATTGTCTGGAATTTCCTTTACCGATCCACTGCCGGGCGGTGTCCTGATCGCCAATCCAAATGGCCTCGTCAATGGATGCGGAGGAACAGTGACCGCGACATCCGGAACGGGCACTATTACTTATGGGAGTGGCAACCTTGCTGCGAACGGAAGCTGTACCTTTAGCGTGACGGTCCTTGGAGCGACAACCGGCACCAAGGTCAACACCACCAACCCGATTTCCGCAATGGAAAGCGGCTCAGGAGGCACGGCCACCGCCACCCTTGTGGTTGGCGAAACAGTTGAATTTGCCGTGCTGTATGTTGCCGACACAACCAATAACCGCATTCAACGCTTTGACGGAACGACGTGGTCACTCGTCGGTACCGGTGTGGTTGGCTCAGGGAACGGTCAATTCCGGGCGCCGGAAGCGGTGACCGCCAATCCATCCGGGCTCGTGATCTATGTCGCCGATACCAATAACAACCGCATCCAGTGGTCAACCGACGGCGGAGCAAACTGGAGTAATTTCGCCACCGTCGGTTCAGCGCCAAATCAGGTTCGGTCACCGCAAGGAGTAGCACTTGATCGGGACGGCAATCTCTATGTCTCAGATACCGGAAACGGACGGGTGATGCGCTTTACGGGTGGTCTTCCTGGCGCTGGCGTCATCATTGCCACCAATGGTGCCGCGAGCGGTCAGGTGAGTGGTCCACGCGGGCTCGCCATCAACAGTGCCTTTGAGCTTTTTGTGACGGATGAAACCAATAGCCGGATTCTCAGGATTAACAACGCCAACACGGTGCTCACCGGCACGTCCGGCACCATCGTCGCCACCGCCGGGTCAGCGCTCAACAAAGTCCAGAATCCTCAGGGAATTGCAGTTGATAACACCGGCAATATGTATGTTGCCGACACGGGAAATTCCCGCATTCTGCGCTGGACCAATTCCAATCCAAATAATTCAACCTCTTTGGCATTGGTTGGCAGTCAACTCGGCCAGGTGAATCGGGCTGAAGGTGTTACCATCTGCCAGTTTGCCGCAGGCCCCTTCGCTGGACAGTCGTCGCTGGTGGTTGGCGACACCCTCAACAACCGCATTCAAGGTCGGTTGCTGGCGAGCGGCCCCTGGGCATTGATCGGCGCACCAAATGGCATCGGTAGCGGGGTTGGGCAATTCCGGGCACCGTCCAAAATTCGGTGA
- a CDS encoding SBBP repeat-containing protein: MMNNKHQFSQWVTLIAAIGMCVFQPGFGRWIASGKPLLKQSPNVAQTTFSTYLGGNSSESIVTTLADAGGNSYVIGSTSSTDFPTLNAFQSTLTLPTVPGATVTKFDQTGRLVYSTYIAGRELLTIHDARVDAGGSLHLVGSTTAKNLPTAKAFQPENGGRRDLFVAKLDPFGGLVFLTYLGGRSNEEFKAFELDFAGNLFIAGTTLSANFPQKRAFQKKTDDPNRDGEIDVFVTKLDQAGKLVFSTPLGGTGNNTEALVAMKVDRSGNVVLAGTTDSSSFPTKKAFQPKRRGTTDVFVTKLDARGKAIYSTYLGGGAPDLVHGIALDQSDNVVVFGITNAVDYPTVNAFQTAYSGAEDIFLTKLNVIGGVVFSTLLGGSSNEHIGLPATYTNGLSIDAAGFIYVNGYTLSTDFGTRNAAQPVSTGGGDHFAARLSPTGEMIFCTYLGGRAREELGRGFIDSGQNLYVIGTTWSGNYPVANAFQPEHGGAADVEVTKLNPQGELVFSTYLGGSSLDLITNAVEAPDGSFVVTGETTSSDIPLVNPFRSTQADLFVLRISPSGTVVYSTYIGGNGTDKLLAGNGLTVDQSGNAYLFGETNSTDFPLVNGGSKQPQSTSDLDFFITRLGAQGTVSFSTCVGGTSLELNGFPLLSATGRVVFFGQTRSSNFPLTNAIQSNLNGEQDLFVTAIETQ, from the coding sequence ATGATGAATAATAAACACCAATTTTCACAATGGGTTACCCTTATTGCAGCAATTGGAATGTGTGTCTTTCAGCCTGGATTTGGCAGGTGGATCGCAAGTGGAAAACCGCTCCTGAAACAATCTCCGAATGTCGCCCAAACGACGTTTTCAACCTATCTTGGTGGAAACAGCAGCGAATCTATTGTGACGACGCTGGCTGATGCGGGAGGAAACAGCTATGTCATTGGGTCAACCAGTTCGACTGATTTTCCAACCCTGAATGCATTTCAATCCACGCTGACACTCCCGACCGTGCCGGGGGCAACGGTGACGAAATTTGATCAAACCGGAAGACTTGTTTATTCGACCTACATTGCCGGACGCGAACTCCTGACGATCCACGACGCCAGAGTTGATGCCGGAGGCTCGCTCCATTTGGTTGGATCAACCACGGCGAAAAACCTGCCCACGGCCAAAGCCTTCCAGCCAGAAAATGGCGGACGCCGTGATTTGTTTGTCGCCAAGCTAGACCCGTTCGGAGGGCTCGTGTTTTTGACCTATCTCGGAGGCCGCTCCAACGAAGAATTCAAAGCCTTTGAACTCGACTTTGCCGGCAATCTGTTTATTGCCGGCACAACGCTTTCGGCCAACTTCCCACAAAAGCGCGCCTTCCAGAAAAAAACGGATGATCCAAACCGTGACGGAGAGATTGATGTGTTTGTGACCAAGCTTGATCAAGCCGGGAAGTTGGTGTTTTCGACGCCGCTTGGCGGAACGGGAAACAACACCGAAGCCCTCGTGGCCATGAAAGTTGATCGTTCGGGAAATGTCGTCCTGGCTGGCACAACCGATTCCAGTTCATTTCCGACCAAAAAAGCCTTCCAGCCAAAACGCCGGGGCACAACTGATGTCTTTGTAACGAAGCTCGATGCGCGTGGAAAAGCGATTTATTCAACCTACCTTGGCGGCGGTGCTCCCGATCTGGTCCACGGTATTGCCCTTGATCAATCAGACAATGTAGTGGTTTTCGGGATTACCAACGCGGTTGATTATCCAACCGTCAATGCGTTTCAAACCGCTTATAGCGGGGCAGAAGATATTTTTCTGACGAAGTTGAATGTCATCGGCGGTGTGGTTTTTTCGACGCTTCTGGGTGGCAGCAGCAACGAACACATTGGATTACCGGCGACCTACACCAACGGATTAAGCATTGATGCAGCAGGGTTTATCTACGTGAATGGCTACACGCTTTCCACTGACTTTGGCACACGCAACGCTGCCCAGCCAGTCAGCACTGGCGGTGGAGACCACTTTGCGGCTCGACTTTCACCAACGGGAGAGATGATCTTTTGTACCTATCTGGGCGGACGTGCCCGTGAAGAACTCGGGCGTGGGTTTATTGATTCCGGTCAGAATTTGTATGTCATCGGTACAACCTGGTCGGGAAATTATCCGGTGGCCAATGCCTTCCAGCCCGAACATGGCGGCGCGGCTGATGTGGAAGTAACAAAATTGAACCCGCAAGGTGAACTTGTCTTTTCGACCTACCTTGGCGGAAGCAGCCTGGATCTGATTACCAATGCCGTTGAAGCCCCGGACGGTTCGTTTGTCGTGACCGGAGAAACAACTTCAAGTGATATTCCACTGGTGAACCCATTTCGGAGCACACAAGCCGACCTCTTTGTGTTGCGTATTTCGCCGAGCGGCACGGTTGTTTACTCGACATACATTGGTGGGAATGGAACAGATAAACTTTTGGCAGGAAATGGATTAACCGTTGATCAGTCAGGAAATGCGTACCTTTTTGGTGAGACCAATTCGACTGATTTCCCACTGGTCAACGGAGGCAGCAAACAACCTCAATCAACCTCTGACCTCGACTTTTTTATCACGCGGCTTGGTGCCCAGGGCACAGTTTCCTTTTCAACCTGTGTAGGTGGAACATCGCTTGAACTCAACGGCTTTCCATTACTTTCCGCAACTGGGCGAGTGGTGTTTTTCGGCCAGACCCGATCCTCCAATTTTCCGTTGACGAATGCTATCCAATCAAACCTCAATGGCGAACAGGATTTGTTTGTCACTGCGATTGAAACTCAATAA